The Vitis vinifera cultivar Pinot Noir 40024 chromosome 18, ASM3070453v1 region TGAGCTCTATGGTGCAATTACTAATGAAATTCTCAATTTAGTTGATAAGTATTTTGAGATGCAAAAGCATGATGTTGTCCGGGCATTGGAAATTTATCAGAAAGCAGGAGAGCCATCAACCATTCACTCGACAAGCAAGAGAAACACATAGGCCGCACCATTCTCCAACAAGACACAACAACATACATTCTTGAAGGTAAGtccctttttaaaattttattttagtttaattttaatttatttagttagtttagattttttttttcataattagtttaattaattctatattATAAAGCTCTTATTTTTCattccgatttagtttagtGTTGATTTTTCTTATAGTTTAAGTCCGAAAGtacaatgattttaaattttagataatGCTTATGCCATAAGCAACTTTTAATTTGTAATAAAGCCATATGAGTTAGACTCCAAGCCGCTAACACCAAATTGTAGCCCAACTAAGTTGCCTTCGGATGAGAATGGTTCGACTCACAAAGTCCCAAGATTCTCCACAACACTCCAAAATCCAAGCAATTATATTTGTCCCACTCCTCTACTACTTGGGTTTGTTTGCCAGTCCACTTTTGGTAAGTGATCTAGGTTGAATTTTCCATAAGCCAAAAACCAAAATAGAGTTACTCAAGTAAGAATACTTCTAAAGAGAATAGTCTAAAGAGCTACTACAAAAGAGAATTGGAGATGGTTGGAGTAATGGTGGTGGCTATTGAAAGGGTTAATGGTGGTGGGAAGCCATAGCCCTTGGTGAAGAGGAAGTTAGGTGAATTGGAGACTCggtgaagaagaaaatgtgaGCTTGATAAAATTTCCTCCAacttttccttctctctcttaTTTTCCCCACTAATTTTTAAGGAAAGTAGTAgggaaaatattacaatatttcctttagtatttttctttatattttttttccatcatatttttcatgtcacccaaactaagaaaaataactttccacaatatttttttttcctttcccttgcattttctgaAAACTAAACACAacctttataaataaaaaattaagaattacaGTAAGACGGtatattcttcctttttcttcctgCATTTCTACATCAACTACTCTATCTTACATCATATTTTTACTCCCTTCTTCAATCAGCATTCCTCTCTTTATATAGAGTTATCTTCACACCAATTCATAAGATAAGAAAGATGAATGAACCTTGGGGCAAGGTTGGACAACTGGTGGCAGCTAGTCAAGGCTAGAAGTCAACTTTTGCTTGACTCTTTGGGAATGGGTAGCAACGTGTCGACCTTTCTTTAGCATGAAAATGGCTAGAACGTGTCGACCTTTCTTTAGCATGAAAATGGCTAGAACGTGTTAAGCTCTCTTATTAGATGACGTGTCAACTATAGGGTAATCATAGGGTGGGGAATATATGGTAATtatgcaaaaaaagaaaaaaaaagaaaaagaaaaattgatatcCAATTATATAGAAAGACATCTTCCAacatttgatataaataaaaattaagagaaaaatattttaaaaaagcatattaaacctaaaaatagggaattaataataaaatcaagtaaaaaggtaaaattaaaactaaatataaaatatgaatatagtttaaatattaaaaataatattatttaggTTAAATCATTAGGCTTGCTAGaggagtttatatatatatattagttttttctttttttttaatcctttctATGTTGTTTATATTAATGCATTGAATTTGATGTTacctaaaacaaaattatatttcatgtccTCTATTATAAGTGGACAACCATTCCTTATGTTAGATTTTAGATAAAGAACGAATAATGAAGATTGGAATTGTAAGAAATTAGGAGAtcctaattttaaatatgtaacaAAGTTCTATAATCACTCCTATCCacatttaaaaattgtatttctttCTAATATGGGAGCaaactttttccttctttcttataattttcatttgggaatgatttaaaaataaataaacaaaagcccttctaaatattaaaaaaacaatctcttataaaaattaattaggtgGATGGTAAGGTCAAATTCGGGATACTTCATATTTTTTGCTTTGCctgaaaattaaaatcaaaatcaaaattaaagtaataatttttaagatgttgtaaaagttttattaaacatgaaagaACTTATTGTGTAAACAAAAATAGAACTATAGAATTCTTATAAGAAATAACAATTTTATGAATTCTATATGAAaccttttttaaaagttataagtttttttttataaataattaaataggtaTAGGAACTTttattcaacttaattttttttaacggttaaaagtcaatccaaataaaatttaaatatatttgaaaatcattttaaaaaattcaaaaaatcacttaaaaaaaatttatgaattttttttttaatttacattcAAATACTAagtgattcttttaaaaatcatttataatgtcaaaatatttttttatggataaaaacattagaaataaaaaacatttctaatgaaagtttaatcaattaatctttTTTAGCACACCACTCATAACTGTCAGTGATTTCCTGCTAACTTAACATATCGACATGGACTTGGAGAGTTCGGTCAATTAAAGCAGCCTGATTAATTGTAAGTGTCTTTTCTCTAAACCATAAATTCCTACGTTTTAATTTACAAAAGCCAGtgatttgtttttacttaaGGAAGCAGGAAAGGGTTTAATGAGTTGAAACAAGAACACAACATCAAATTCTCTTTTTATAATCAAAGACTACTATGGAAAATTCCACCATAGCATATCTCAAATTCCATTAATAATCCCAAACACAATATTCCGCAACTttacattattctttttatcaaCTTTACACAAAAAATTGAAGAGGAATACTAACTTAAATCAAACAGAAATTAAATCATGAAAGatgaataatacaaatattcaatgaaaTCTTTGGCGTGTTATTTCTTTGCAGCTTCAACATGGTGGCATGTCCGACGGAGGAGGCAACATTTGAGCTTCCGGGTGTTTACCATTTTTCACTATGAACGCAGTTTCCATGCCCCAAGTCAGATGGCGTTCTACATGGCAGTGCATGAACCACACTCCTGCAACAGAGAAAATATACCAACATTACACCTAACtttattgtaatattaagaaaaaatatttcattggtATGTAGGTTGGCAGTTTCAagggtttttttctttaataaaggACATGAGTGCTTGGAACATACCAGGGTTGGATGCCTCGAATCTGATTGCAACCCAACCATTCGAAGGAACAGAGATGGTATTCTGAAAGGGAGGATCCACCATATTATAGCGCAAAGGGTCCTTATTTCCATCGAAATTCCCAAATCCCCATCCAACAACATAGAAACTGTATCCATGGAGATGCATGGGGTGGTGTGTCGCTGCAAGCACATTTGTCCCTTGAAAAACAATATCCACTGTGGAGTTATACTCGAGCACCCTTACTTCTGTTCCGCTGCTCGGCAACTGATAGATTAATGGAAGATAATCAGCTGTAAAATCGAACACCAGTGGTGGATCACTAGGAAATTTATCTCCATATATACCACTGATGTTATAATAGTAAGCTTGCAGTATGTCAACTGTAGGGGTATGGAAGCTTATGTTGTTTATACTTGAGGAGAATCGCGTCCCATTGGCCCCTGCACATGAATTATTGACGCATGGGTACGAGTTTACAGAAACAGTGTAAATCAGGTTAGTGCTCGTGCTCAATGGGACATTGCAAGGATGTTCCGCATTTGCTAAGCTTCGGAGGCCGGCCATGACCTGAACGGAtgcatttgtgtcattgtatgcAGGAAGATAAGGCAAGGAGGGAGGTGAAGATGGAGTGTAGTATCCGTTGTATTGTACAATAGCTGTGGTGGTTGTGTTATCATAAAAGTCTTGATATTTCGGGGCAACAGAATAAGTTATAGCCGCCATGTAATAGTGATCCGGGCGTTGGTTAGCTTCTAGTAAGACATCATAGGTTTGGCCAGGAAATATTGTGATAAAATCTCGTGTCAATGGTTTCGTGTAGCTACCATCTGTTCCAACCACTGTCATTTTATGCTTGtcaatggagaagaagagagcCTCTTGCAAGGCAGCATTGATTATGCGAAGTAGATAGGTCTTTCCATGATCCACCGTTAGCTTGAATGTGTCTGCAATTAGAAAGGGAAAGTTGTATACTTATGACtagccaaaagaaaaagaaaaagtttccaTGAGGATCCACTAATTATGAAGTGATTGATTGATGAGGGGTGTAAATTTGGCTCCatagttcaaaattatatttggacTAGCCTTCTTTTGTGTTTTAAATCATGGCTCTACCATCCTCATAGCTATATTCCTCTTTCTTAGCATTAAGCTTTAAATATGTTGATGTtaataagaaaaagtaatatggctaacatataagaaaatgaaattgtgtacaattttaaaatgggaagtTAAACTTTGTACCTGATTTTGAGCATGGATATAGATCACCGGGTTGTCCATTTATCAATAAAGCATCAGAGGGGTCGGGGTCACCTCCGGTTGCAAGCCCTTCATCTCGAACCGCATTCACATCATTCTTCCACCATTCTCCTGCATTTCAACAACTtcaataattttagattttgcTTTGTTGGTTAATTCATAATATGTAAATTAACCTTTAAAAGTAACAACACTTATACCTAATATGATAGGGACCTCTCTATCAGGTTTGTGAAAAGGATACTTGGTTCCATTCTTGGGATAGATAATTATAGCTCCATGAACAGTGGCTCGGGTCCAATCACTGTGAGCATGCCACCATAGAGTGCCTTCTTCAGTGGAAAGGATGATCTTCTGTGTAAACTTTGACCCTGGCCGAATTGGGCATTGTGTGATATACTCGGGACCATCTGTCCATGGATATCTAGGCATGGTCACCCCATGCCTGCGAAACCATAACTATACGTTAAAACTAGTACTAATTTTCAAAGTAACAAAAGATGGCATGCAACAACATATTATCATAATAACAAGAGGCATCAATTGTATTTCAATGGAACTAAAGCAAATAACCTAAaagtattgttttaaatttgactttattttcAAAGTTATATATTGTAGCCCCCTCTTAGATATAAAAGAATATATGTCATGCAAGCATGGTACCACTGCTCTTTCTTTGAGACACGCACAGGACCTACCAGTGAATGGTGATGTTTTCATTTCCCTTGTTATAAACGTCGACAATGATCGTCTCTCCTTTCGTAGCATATATGGTTGGTCCCGGAAATTTTCCATTTACTGTTAAGATGTTCTTGGTGCTACAAAGCCTTTTATATGAAGCTTCCCTCACCTGCAACCAATTAAAAGTTAGCCATGCAACCTGATCCCAAAAGAAATATCACATGCATGAATAGTTGTATCGATCCATTCATGTAAGTGTATAACCAATTAGAAATTGATAGCATGCATGAACGACTCAACGACACCAAGGTAGTAGGTCATATGGTACGAAATGAGAGCAATACCACTCCCTAAATATCATGATTACAAGGTGGCGTTAAGGCCAGAATCATATATAGTATTTACCACAAAAGTAAGCCGACGGGTCGAAGCTTGGCAATGGATGCCACCACCAAAAACTAGAAACGCTAAAATTTGCAGGAGGAAAACCTTCATGATCAGCCACATTTTCCTTGGAATAAAAGCCTCTTCTCTTGTCCTAAACACAACTCCTTCAATTCTCTTACTGCTTTTGATGTATTTCTTTCATATATGGTTCATTATATAGGCATGGTAATTCTCTAGGGATACAATACGTGTCAATATAAGAGGAAGTGATTTGAATGTGTATTGGTTTTCAATGTTCTTTCAGGACGACTTCAATGAGCAGGACcacttcaaaataattaattatgatatttcTTACACGTTACCTACAcgttattttagaataaatttaaaatatcctTTCACAAGtcttttattgattatttcaacaaatgttaattaattaaatatatgtaggatatttttaaaactttgaccTCCCGtatgaaaactgtttttcattGACAACTACTTTTAACAATTATTGGGTGGTTGGCGGCAAAGTTGTTTTCGTATTGTTAATACAATTTGTCATGATCGTTGATTTCGTTTGAATGGGACAAAGttgtttccaattttttttaaacttgagaATTGAGATTATAAAAGACAAGATGAGAAGTTATTTGGTATTTCAGAATTTTCCAtaacaaatacaaaaatatattttgtaaaaagcTGAAAATAGGATACTAACAACCccttatagtatttttttttttctcaacaaaaagcaatttaatactaataataaaaaataattatagattttaaaatatatttttcaaaagaaatgaatctataatttatttgttcaaaTGGTATGTATatattgattaaataaataaattatgaaaagatttatatattttcaaaatgagattttaaaattgaacagagatatttgtttattttagatTTGAATGTTTGGATTCAtctaattccataaattattatttctttattttattggaGTTGACTTTAAATGTTTGGATTGACCTAATTCCAAGTGGACTAAGCCAACCTAATATTTGAATGGAGATGAAAGCATGGGTATAGGTTTGTacttaaagaaatttaaaaaggaaatgaagatatgattaaaataaaccTGATACAGTTACTCTATAAGAATAGATCCTGTTTCTAACCTTTTAACATACAAATTTGGAAACCTAAACGTATGGATTGTTTCTTTCCTATAATGGAATCCTATATTCCTTCTCAAAGCAGCGCTGACTTGATAAAGGtttattttatctatatatgggaggtcaaagttttaaaagtattctacatatattttaaatttattctaaaataatgtGTTTGATTAATTTCTTGGTCGATTCTCAAAGTCAAACTTGtattttgaattagaaaattcaagagATTCTAAGAAACTCGTCTTCTACGATACACAACCTGATTGAAGCTGAGCTTTGAGAAATTTTCACAATTGTTAGCATTCTTCAGGCATttggtttatttaaattttagtaggtaatcaaatatcatacaCAACCTGCTCTTTGAAGTGGTCCTGGAAGAACATTCAAAACCAATACACATTCACATTACTTCGCTTATATTGATACGCGGCGAGGAATTGTTGATACCCAAGCCACATGTGATCTGATTTAATGAATGAATCTCTGCCCTTCATCCGAAGAATTCTGGTGTTCTGGATTGATGGGAGCAAAAAGGTGACCAGTTTTACCTTGAGTCAAATTCAAATGACAAAATATATTACCAGGGCAATCATGGACACCACCCTTAACTACAAAAATAGCGCACACAGCCAATCCCATCAACCTAGTATTACACCAATTTGGAGGCAGATGTACCATATTACTGTGGAGCCTATACGCTGTTGGCTGAACCACTCAGGAATTCAACTTCCAGGAACGAAAGTACTGGATTCAATATGTGGAGTATATGGCACCATCTGGGTCATGAAAATCAATGTCAAGTTATATGGAAATAATGTAGGAGTAGTGCTCAAAGGAGTATAAGAATTATTCCATAGGATTTAATTGATTTACTTTTA contains the following coding sequences:
- the LOC100855245 gene encoding laccase-14-like — encoded protein: MWLIMKVFLLQILAFLVFGGGIHCQASTRRLTFVVREASYKRLCSTKNILTVNGKFPGPTIYATKGETIIVDVYNKGNENITIHWHGVTMPRYPWTDGPEYITQCPIRPGSKFTQKIILSTEEGTLWWHAHSDWTRATVHGAIIIYPKNGTKYPFHKPDREVPIILGEWWKNDVNAVRDEGLATGGDPDPSDALLINGQPGDLYPCSKSDTFKLTVDHGKTYLLRIINAALQEALFFSIDKHKMTVVGTDGSYTKPLTRDFITIFPGQTYDVLLEANQRPDHYYMAAITYSVAPKYQDFYDNTTTTAIVQYNGYYTPSSPPSLPYLPAYNDTNASVQVMAGLRSLANAEHPCNVPLSTSTNLIYTVSVNSYPCVNNSCAGANGTRFSSSINNISFHTPTVDILQAYYYNISGIYGDKFPSDPPLVFDFTADYLPLIYQLPSSGTEVRVLEYNSTVDIVFQGTNVLAATHHPMHLHGYSFYVVGWGFGNFDGNKDPLRYNMVDPPFQNTISVPSNGWVAIRFEASNPGVWFMHCHVERHLTWGMETAFIVKNGKHPEAQMLPPPSDMPPC